DNA sequence from the Pogona vitticeps strain Pit_001003342236 chromosome 11, PviZW2.1, whole genome shotgun sequence genome:
TAGGATTATAAAACCATTCAGCACTtttcagaaaagcagaaaatgtgtttttttttaaaaattatcactgGAGCTGCAGTTTTCACACTCATAATTTGAAGTCAATCAGAGGTACACACGACTGCTCTGTAAGAAGTTGTCTTGCTACCGTTGTTCCTGTGTTGTGATCAGCCACAAGctcagtggaaaaaaaagagttaaattcTTCAGATATTCTCATTTTTCAGATTAGTTTTCTAAAGAGAAGCCTGTGGTTGGCAGGGCCATTCCAGGTTGAAGCTCCCCGGTTCTGTTTTAGACCCCCAAACATTTATGTTTTCCTTCCCTCCAGTTTCTTTCAAGATGGACACAGAAGATTTGTCCTGTGGCACTGCAGCTCTTGTTACTGAGCCACAATTTGCTCAACTGTTCAGGTATAGTTTAGagatgtgggggtgggtgggttctaaagtaaaataaatggtcTGAAAAGTATATCTTCTCTAGTTATTCAAGCACTTGCCTAGCAGGTGGTGGCGGTGATGTGCTATCAAGCcagatatttcttccggcaatcttaattccggcttggggttTCTCCAGTCCGACCTTTTGCATTCTGCATacagtataagttaaataagcagggggacaatatacagccttgttgtactcctttcccaattttgaaccaatcagttgttccatatccagttctaactgttgcttcctgtcccacatatagatttctcaggagatacataaagtggtcaggcactcccatttctttaaggacttgccatagtttgtcgtggtcgacacagtcaaaggcttttgcgtagtcaatgaagcagaagtagacgtttttctggaactctctggctttctccataatccagcgcatgttagcaatttggtctctagttcctgcTGGGAGTTAGACATTGACAACATGTTAACGACCAGGCTTTGTGGGTATCCACCTCAGCAGGCAGGTAGAGGAGGCACGGACCACTTTATAGTTCCTTTCCCCCAGGCCAACAGTGAAATGCAGCACTTTGTTGCTGGAAGCAGAGCTGGGGACACTTTCTTAGATTATAGCctccagaattccctaggcatcAGGCCCACTGCAGGATTCTGGTTGACTGCAGTGCAAAAACAAGTTCCCTGAACTCTGCAGGGATGGAAGTCTTCTTGACTTCTCTTCTGCCAGCCCTGACTTGTCTAGCGTGGGCTTCTTATAAAAGGCTATTGTTGTGTGACCAATAAACGAGATACTGCATGGATGAAAGTGAGGGGTTATGCTGTTATGAACCAACCCAGTTTTCATACATACTAAAAGCCACAGGCCTGAGAATTCAAGAGGCCCATGTGCCGTGCAGTTTTGAAGTGGGGAAACGCAAATATTGGAGAAGATGGGAAGATGGCTAGAATTGCCAGGAGCAAAGAGGCAAATTTAGTTTATATTCTAAAGATGGCTCTCTGaagatttcccttttctttctgctcTATTAAGTGAAAAATTGTCATTGATTCCTTGGGGAAAAAATACATTGGAGCAACTTTTTCTGCTAGTGCTGAGAATAAAAGTAGGCTGACTTAAATGGCACCTTGCTGAAAATACTCTTGGATCTTCTCTCTCATTGCAAAAGCAACAAATTCCTCTGTGTATAAGCAATAGCCTTATCGGCATTCTCAAAGGCTTCTTGGATTTGTAGGAAACATTTGCAAAATGAGAGGATCCTAGATAGACGTTACCGCATGCAGAAACTAACTGATGGTCTGTTGGCGTTGCCTGTGCTGGGCAAAAACTTCACGGCACAGCACCTGCAGCAGTTGAAAGAAAAGATCCCACCTGGGAGAACCTGTTCCCTGACCCGCATCCAGGTGAGCTGAGTTCTTGTGGTCCATTTGTTTAACTGACTTTATAGCAGATAGGGCTGGCCTTCACAGTTTGCTTTCATTAAGATTTAAGCTTGAAATTGAACATCTTTCAGCTACTAATCTGTACAACAGAGGCTGAGGTTTTTATTGTAAAACATCTGCTGTTCATGATGTTAGACCGGCTTTGAAAACAGAATAGGTTGTGTTGTGCATGTAAAGGAAACTGGCTAATAGTTGGATTTTCTTTGCAGAATCCCATTCCCTCAAAAGCAAGCAAGGTCCGATCACCCATCCAGAAACTGCGTGATGGACTCCAACATCTGCTGTTGAGGCAGGGAGCTGCCTGGTCTGAAGAGTTGGAAAGAGACCTGCCACGCTCCTGGGAGAGGCATGGGGACCTTGTTCTCCTGAGCGAGGATTGCTTTAAAGCGGCGTTATGGGAAGAGTTGGGTAAATCAGAAACATAGCAGTGGCTGGGCCACTCCAGACATCATCTTTCTTCATCTGATCTGCCATACATACTTTTGTCTCTTGTCCAAGGTGGCCCCTGTCCTTCTGGGGGTGACAACACCCGACTGAATAGGCAGCCGCGCTGTCGTAACTATACTTTGCAAGTCttgtctctctgtgtttttttttttcagggccaAATCTCTGGAAGGTGGTCGCTGGTGCTTTGGGGGCTCAGCGCTTAGCAAAACATGGCCGCGTGCAATCAGATTTATTTCGATCCCCTACAGTGACTCTCTTGCTGGGGGAGGATGGCTGGGTTGAACATGTGGACAATGGAATCCGGTAAGGGGGAGGTGCTGCATATAACGTTCCTCTCTTTTTCATCTCGTATGTCATTTTCTATTTTGGTTGTATTAGCTAGAATTGGAATCAGGTCAAAAATTGGGATACGCTGTTTAGTCCTtcagtcatgcccaactctttgtaaccccatggaccagagcacgccaggccctcctatctcccactgcctcccggagttgtgtcaaattcatgtcggttgcttcgatgacaaaAAAATTGGGATACAGAGATCAATAATATATAGCTTGggaatacagtgatgccctgcgtagcgacgataatccgttctgaaaaaattgtcgctatacggattcattgctatgcggaacaaagaagcccataggaatgcattaaaacacgtttaatgcgttcctatgggcaaaaaactcaccgttctgcgaaaatcctccatgcggccaccattttcgctgcccggtaagcgaggaaagggcgcgaaaacatgcaggcggccattttatttacccggcagccattttggaacagcagatcagctgttcttaaaacatcgctatgcgaaaatcggtaagcgaaatgcttaccgatcatcgcaaagcaatgttttaccatccaaaacatcgcaatgtgatcgcaaaaacaatcgcaaaaaacacatcgctatgcggattcgtcgttaaacgaagcgctcgttatgtggggcatcactgtatattaTTTCATCAGCATGGGCAATTCTCCCCAGGGGTGGACATCACTGCTGTTCCTTGTATGGTTGCTGTAGCCCATTCATCACTCCATACCCACCTCTCTGGCAAGAAGTCTTTTCAAACTCAGGCTTATTCTTGACTGAGGTGCCGTCCATCTCAGAGCCTTACCAGTTTGGAAGAACTGGCCCAAGCTTATGCTGTATAAACATGGCTTTTGAGAACTTGGGTCATGACCATGCTGAGTCGGACTTTGTAGAGGACCCATAATAAAGAAAATATTCCATTGTTTCAAATCATATGCAACATTTGTCCATTAAATCTCacactagtttttattttattttaaatgctctCATCTGAAGAAGGCTTCATGTACCTACAATGAATTTGCTCTTTGGGCATGCCTGGCTTCCTCAGGTCTTCTGAATCTATGTTTCCCTCACAGGTACATCTTCGATGTAACCCAGTGCATGCTATCTCCAGGGAACATCACCGAAAAGCTTCGCATCGCCTCCCTGCAGTGCACTGGGGAAGTAGTAGTGGATCTCTATGCTGGTAAGTATTACCAGATGGCCACTGTCTGATGCTGTTAGTAGCAAAGAGGTGCATGCTTTATCTTACAATCCCATTTGAAGCACAAACCTCTTCAAATTCATGGGAACGGGGGCAGCATTCCCAAAGCTGGTATCCTCTAAGTGTATTGGACTAAGTGCTTGTCTTTCCTAGCCAGCAGAGTGGATTTCCCTGCAttcccttttctccccctctctcaggGCTCTGAGCCATTAAGCCTTTTCTCAAaggaggtcacaaagagttgtcAGTACTTCCAGGCATGGAGAAACATCAGGATGAGAGCCCACTTTTCAGATGAAGCTGGATAGCTACCAGAGAAGTTCTCGTTGCATTGCAGAGACAGCCTTGAATTGGGTTTGGGCTGGATGGTCTCTTGGGCTCTGTGATGTTGTTATGTTACCGTGGCACTTGAAACTAGCAGCTAGCTGCTATTATTTGCTTTTTCAGGGATTGGCTATTTCACCTTACCTTATCTGGTTCATGCTGGGGCTGCCTTTGTCCATGCCTGTGAATGGAATCCCCATGCCGTGGAAGCTCTGCAGAAGAACCTGCACTTGAATGGTGTGCAGGATCGGTGCCACGTTCACATGGGAGATAACAAGAAGGTGAATGGAAAGGAAAGGTtaagtggaaggggggggggaattgccatcccagcttctccttctgaAGCAGAAAGGCCAAATAGGGGCAGAATCCGTGCAGCAAGCCAATCTGGCTCTAGGCAggcttactcagaaataagtttcCTTTATTTATTAACTTGTTTCCAAAAAAGGTAAGTTACTTCTGTGTACAGAGCCCAGAATCCTCTGGCTAGCATGACCAGTGATGCtgctggctatgggattctggcAGCAGTGGCCTAGAAAAAGAACATGTCCCAGATCTAATGCTAGTAAGTGTACAATCTTAGGCTATAAGTACATTACCTTTCCTCGCATTCTGCTCAGCGTGGAAGAGTGCATTATACTGGGCCAGATCTTTGGAACACTCATCTCTACAAATGAATGGGCATGGTTTGTT
Encoded proteins:
- the TYW2 gene encoding tRNA wybutosine-synthesizing protein 2 homolog isoform X2; the protein is MDTEDLSCGTAALVTEPQFAQLFRKHLQNERILDRRYRMQKLTDGLLALPVLGKNFTAQHLQQLKEKIPPGRTCSLTRIQNPIPSKASKVRSPIQKLRDGLQHLLLRQGAAWSEELERDLPRSWERHGDLVLLSEDCFKAALWEELGPNLWKVVAGALGAQRLAKHGRVQSDLFRSPTVTLLLGEDGWVEHVDNGIRYIFDVTQCMLSPGNITEKLRIASLQCTGEVVVDLYAGIGYFTLPYLVHAGAAFVHACEWNPHAVEALQKNLHLNGVQDRCHVHMGDNKKLQLRDTADRVNLGLIPSSEEGWPVACRVLRKDLGGILHIHQNVESFPTKVLALPHRVAQPLSVEQLTQQAMPEGQEDKVVNGDSNLFKDVADGALTSSTQWEWQRWAEATGMRIRALLQELDGKPWRTKILHLEQVKSYAPHVHHLVLDLDCRPLRTSEADSPAGSGLEQQHLSVAASREIGETSTGSL
- the TYW2 gene encoding tRNA wybutosine-synthesizing protein 2 homolog isoform X1, whose product is MVVVRWARTAEVSFKMDTEDLSCGTAALVTEPQFAQLFRKHLQNERILDRRYRMQKLTDGLLALPVLGKNFTAQHLQQLKEKIPPGRTCSLTRIQNPIPSKASKVRSPIQKLRDGLQHLLLRQGAAWSEELERDLPRSWERHGDLVLLSEDCFKAALWEELGPNLWKVVAGALGAQRLAKHGRVQSDLFRSPTVTLLLGEDGWVEHVDNGIRYIFDVTQCMLSPGNITEKLRIASLQCTGEVVVDLYAGIGYFTLPYLVHAGAAFVHACEWNPHAVEALQKNLHLNGVQDRCHVHMGDNKKLQLRDTADRVNLGLIPSSEEGWPVACRVLRKDLGGILHIHQNVESFPTKVLALPHRVAQPLSVEQLTQQAMPEGQEDKVVNGDSNLFKDVADGALTSSTQWEWQRWAEATGMRIRALLQELDGKPWRTKILHLEQVKSYAPHVHHLVLDLDCRPLRTSEADSPAGSGLEQQHLSVAASREIGETSTGSL